Proteins encoded together in one Canis aureus isolate CA01 chromosome 21, VMU_Caureus_v.1.0, whole genome shotgun sequence window:
- the RPS6KB2 gene encoding ribosomal protein S6 kinase beta-2 isoform X5, with protein sequence MAAVFDLDLETEEGSEGEPEFSPSDVCPLAESRAAGPEPVGHCEEVELTETSVNLGPERIGPHCFELLRVLGKGGYGKVFQVRKVQGTNLGKIYAMKVLRKAKIVRNAKDTAHTRAERNILESVKHPFIVELAYAFQTGGKLYLILECLSGGELFTHLEREGIFLEDTACFYLAEITLALGHLHSQGIIYRDLKPENIMLNSQGHIKLTDFGLCKESIHEGAVTHTFCGTIEYMAPEILVRSGHNRAVDWWSLGALMYDMLTGSASPASWPPFTAENRKKTMDKIIKGKLTLPPYLTPDARDLVKKFLKRNPSQRIGGGPGDSADVQRHPFFRHINWDDLLARRIDPPFRPCLQSEEDVSQFDTHFTRQTPVDSPDDTALSESANQAFLPPEVLTL encoded by the exons ATGGCGGCCGTGTTTGACCTGGACTTGGAGACGGAGGAAGGCAGCGAGGGCGAGCCAGAGTTCAGCCCCTCG GACGTGTGTCCCCTTGCCGAGTCGAGGGCGGCTGGCCCGGA GCCTGTGGGACACTGTGAGGAGGTGGAGCTGACTGAGACCAGTGTGAACCTGGGCCCTGAACGCATCGGGCCCCACTGCTTTGAGCTGCTGCGTGTGCTGGGCAAGGGGGGCTATGGCAAG GTGTTCCAAGTCCGGAAGGTGCAGGGCACCAACTTGGGCAAGATATATGCCATGAAAGTCCTGAGAAAG GCCAAAATTGTGCGCAACGCCAAGGACACAGCACACACGCGGGCTGAACGGAACATTCTAGAGTCAGTGAAGCACCCCTTCATTGTGGAACTGGCCTATGCCTTCCAGACTGGTGGCAAACTCTACCTCATCCTCGAGTGCCTCAGTG GCGGTGAGCTTTTCACGCATCTGGAGCGAGAGGGCATCTTCCTGGAAGACACAGCCTG TTTCTACCTGGCAGAGATCACCCTGGCCCTGGGACATCTCCACTCCCAAGGCATAATCTACCGGGACCTCAAACCTGAGAACATCATGCTCAACAGTCAGG GCCACATCAAACTGACAGACTTTGGACTCTGCAAAGAGTCGATCCATGAGGGCGCTGTCACCCATACTTTCTGTGGCACCATTGAATACAT GGCCCCTGAGATTCTGGTACGCAGTGGCCACAACCGGGCTGTGGACTGGTGGAGCCTGGGGGCCCTGATGTATGACATGCTCACTGGATCGGCAAGTCCAGcctcctgg cCACCCTTCACCGCAGAGAACCGGAAGAAAACCATGGACAAGATCATCAAAGGGAAACTGACGCTGCCCCCCTACCTCACCCCGGATGCCCGGGACCTTGTCAAAAAG TTTCTGAAGCGGAATCCCAGCCAGCGGATCGGGGGTGGCCCAGGGGACTCTGCTGATGTGCAG AGGCACCCCTTCTTCCGGCACATTAATTGGGATGACCTCCTGGCTCGCCGCATAGACCCCCCTTTCAGGCCCTGTCTG CAGTCAGAGGAGGACGTGAGCCAGTTTGACACCCACTTCACACGGCAGACACCAGTGGACAGTCCAGATGATACGGCCCTCAGTGAGAGTGCCAACCAGGCCTTCCTG CCCCCTGAAGTTCTCACCCTTTGA
- the RPS6KB2 gene encoding ribosomal protein S6 kinase beta-2 isoform X1: MAAVFDLDLETEEGSEGEPEFSPSDVCPLAESRAAGPEPVGHCEEVELTETSVNLGPERIGPHCFELLRVLGKGGYGKVFQVRKVQGTNLGKIYAMKVLRKAKIVRNAKDTAHTRAERNILESVKHPFIVELAYAFQTGGKLYLILECLSGGELFTHLEREGIFLEDTACFYLAEITLALGHLHSQGIIYRDLKPENIMLNSQGHIKLTDFGLCKESIHEGAVTHTFCGTIEYMAPEILVRSGHNRAVDWWSLGALMYDMLTGSASPASWPPFTAENRKKTMDKIIKGKLTLPPYLTPDARDLVKKFLKRNPSQRIGGGPGDSADVQRHPFFRHINWDDLLARRIDPPFRPCLQSEEDVSQFDTHFTRQTPVDSPDDTALSESANQAFLGFTYVAPSVLDSIKEGFSFQPKLRSPRRLNSSPRTPVSPLKFSPFEGFRPSSGPPEPMEPPLPPLLPPPPPPPSSTAPLPIRPPSGTKKSKRGRGRPGR, translated from the exons ATGGCGGCCGTGTTTGACCTGGACTTGGAGACGGAGGAAGGCAGCGAGGGCGAGCCAGAGTTCAGCCCCTCG GACGTGTGTCCCCTTGCCGAGTCGAGGGCGGCTGGCCCGGA GCCTGTGGGACACTGTGAGGAGGTGGAGCTGACTGAGACCAGTGTGAACCTGGGCCCTGAACGCATCGGGCCCCACTGCTTTGAGCTGCTGCGTGTGCTGGGCAAGGGGGGCTATGGCAAG GTGTTCCAAGTCCGGAAGGTGCAGGGCACCAACTTGGGCAAGATATATGCCATGAAAGTCCTGAGAAAG GCCAAAATTGTGCGCAACGCCAAGGACACAGCACACACGCGGGCTGAACGGAACATTCTAGAGTCAGTGAAGCACCCCTTCATTGTGGAACTGGCCTATGCCTTCCAGACTGGTGGCAAACTCTACCTCATCCTCGAGTGCCTCAGTG GCGGTGAGCTTTTCACGCATCTGGAGCGAGAGGGCATCTTCCTGGAAGACACAGCCTG TTTCTACCTGGCAGAGATCACCCTGGCCCTGGGACATCTCCACTCCCAAGGCATAATCTACCGGGACCTCAAACCTGAGAACATCATGCTCAACAGTCAGG GCCACATCAAACTGACAGACTTTGGACTCTGCAAAGAGTCGATCCATGAGGGCGCTGTCACCCATACTTTCTGTGGCACCATTGAATACAT GGCCCCTGAGATTCTGGTACGCAGTGGCCACAACCGGGCTGTGGACTGGTGGAGCCTGGGGGCCCTGATGTATGACATGCTCACTGGATCGGCAAGTCCAGcctcctgg cCACCCTTCACCGCAGAGAACCGGAAGAAAACCATGGACAAGATCATCAAAGGGAAACTGACGCTGCCCCCCTACCTCACCCCGGATGCCCGGGACCTTGTCAAAAAG TTTCTGAAGCGGAATCCCAGCCAGCGGATCGGGGGTGGCCCAGGGGACTCTGCTGATGTGCAG AGGCACCCCTTCTTCCGGCACATTAATTGGGATGACCTCCTGGCTCGCCGCATAGACCCCCCTTTCAGGCCCTGTCTG CAGTCAGAGGAGGACGTGAGCCAGTTTGACACCCACTTCACACGGCAGACACCAGTGGACAGTCCAGATGATACGGCCCTCAGTGAGAGTGCCAACCAGGCCTTCCTG GGCTTCACATACGTGGCACCTTCTGTCCTGGACAGCATCAAGGAGGGCTTCTCATTCCAGCCCAAGCTACGCTCCCCCAGGCGCCTCAACAGTAGTCCCCGGACCCCGGTCAG CCCCCTGAAGTTCTCACCCTTTGAGGGATTCCGGCCCAGCTCTGGCCCACCGGAGCCCATGGAGCCCCCTCTACCTCCTCTCctgccgccgccaccaccaccaccatcgagcactgcccctctccccatccgACCCCCCTCGGGGACCAAGAAGTCTAAGAGGGGCCGTGGGCGCCCTGGGCGCTAG
- the RPS6KB2 gene encoding ribosomal protein S6 kinase beta-2 isoform X4, giving the protein MAAVFDLDLETEEGSEGEPEFSPSDVCPLAESRAAGPEPVGHCEEVELTETSVNLGPERIGPHCFELLRVLGKGGYGKVFQVRKVQGTNLGKIYAMKVLRKAVSFSRIWSERASSWKTQPGHIKLTDFGLCKESIHEGAVTHTFCGTIEYMAPEILVRSGHNRAVDWWSLGALMYDMLTGSASPASWPPFTAENRKKTMDKIIKGKLTLPPYLTPDARDLVKKFLKRNPSQRIGGGPGDSADVQRHPFFRHINWDDLLARRIDPPFRPCLQSEEDVSQFDTHFTRQTPVDSPDDTALSESANQAFLGFTYVAPSVLDSIKEGFSFQPKLRSPRRLNSSPRTPVSPLKFSPFEGFRPSSGPPEPMEPPLPPLLPPPPPPPSSTAPLPIRPPSGTKKSKRGRGRPGR; this is encoded by the exons ATGGCGGCCGTGTTTGACCTGGACTTGGAGACGGAGGAAGGCAGCGAGGGCGAGCCAGAGTTCAGCCCCTCG GACGTGTGTCCCCTTGCCGAGTCGAGGGCGGCTGGCCCGGA GCCTGTGGGACACTGTGAGGAGGTGGAGCTGACTGAGACCAGTGTGAACCTGGGCCCTGAACGCATCGGGCCCCACTGCTTTGAGCTGCTGCGTGTGCTGGGCAAGGGGGGCTATGGCAAG GTGTTCCAAGTCCGGAAGGTGCAGGGCACCAACTTGGGCAAGATATATGCCATGAAAGTCCTGAGAAAG GCGGTGAGCTTTTCACGCATCTGGAGCGAGAGGGCATCTTCCTGGAAGACACAGCCTG GCCACATCAAACTGACAGACTTTGGACTCTGCAAAGAGTCGATCCATGAGGGCGCTGTCACCCATACTTTCTGTGGCACCATTGAATACAT GGCCCCTGAGATTCTGGTACGCAGTGGCCACAACCGGGCTGTGGACTGGTGGAGCCTGGGGGCCCTGATGTATGACATGCTCACTGGATCGGCAAGTCCAGcctcctgg cCACCCTTCACCGCAGAGAACCGGAAGAAAACCATGGACAAGATCATCAAAGGGAAACTGACGCTGCCCCCCTACCTCACCCCGGATGCCCGGGACCTTGTCAAAAAG TTTCTGAAGCGGAATCCCAGCCAGCGGATCGGGGGTGGCCCAGGGGACTCTGCTGATGTGCAG AGGCACCCCTTCTTCCGGCACATTAATTGGGATGACCTCCTGGCTCGCCGCATAGACCCCCCTTTCAGGCCCTGTCTG CAGTCAGAGGAGGACGTGAGCCAGTTTGACACCCACTTCACACGGCAGACACCAGTGGACAGTCCAGATGATACGGCCCTCAGTGAGAGTGCCAACCAGGCCTTCCTG GGCTTCACATACGTGGCACCTTCTGTCCTGGACAGCATCAAGGAGGGCTTCTCATTCCAGCCCAAGCTACGCTCCCCCAGGCGCCTCAACAGTAGTCCCCGGACCCCGGTCAG CCCCCTGAAGTTCTCACCCTTTGAGGGATTCCGGCCCAGCTCTGGCCCACCGGAGCCCATGGAGCCCCCTCTACCTCCTCTCctgccgccgccaccaccaccaccatcgagcactgcccctctccccatccgACCCCCCTCGGGGACCAAGAAGTCTAAGAGGGGCCGTGGGCGCCCTGGGCGCTAG
- the RPS6KB2 gene encoding ribosomal protein S6 kinase beta-2 isoform X3, with the protein MAAVFDLDLETEEGSEGEPEFSPSVFQVRKVQGTNLGKIYAMKVLRKAKIVRNAKDTAHTRAERNILESVKHPFIVELAYAFQTGGKLYLILECLSGGELFTHLEREGIFLEDTACFYLAEITLALGHLHSQGIIYRDLKPENIMLNSQGHIKLTDFGLCKESIHEGAVTHTFCGTIEYMAPEILVRSGHNRAVDWWSLGALMYDMLTGSASPASWPPFTAENRKKTMDKIIKGKLTLPPYLTPDARDLVKKFLKRNPSQRIGGGPGDSADVQRHPFFRHINWDDLLARRIDPPFRPCLQSEEDVSQFDTHFTRQTPVDSPDDTALSESANQAFLGFTYVAPSVLDSIKEGFSFQPKLRSPRRLNSSPRTPVSPLKFSPFEGFRPSSGPPEPMEPPLPPLLPPPPPPPSSTAPLPIRPPSGTKKSKRGRGRPGR; encoded by the exons ATGGCGGCCGTGTTTGACCTGGACTTGGAGACGGAGGAAGGCAGCGAGGGCGAGCCAGAGTTCAGCCCCTCG GTGTTCCAAGTCCGGAAGGTGCAGGGCACCAACTTGGGCAAGATATATGCCATGAAAGTCCTGAGAAAG GCCAAAATTGTGCGCAACGCCAAGGACACAGCACACACGCGGGCTGAACGGAACATTCTAGAGTCAGTGAAGCACCCCTTCATTGTGGAACTGGCCTATGCCTTCCAGACTGGTGGCAAACTCTACCTCATCCTCGAGTGCCTCAGTG GCGGTGAGCTTTTCACGCATCTGGAGCGAGAGGGCATCTTCCTGGAAGACACAGCCTG TTTCTACCTGGCAGAGATCACCCTGGCCCTGGGACATCTCCACTCCCAAGGCATAATCTACCGGGACCTCAAACCTGAGAACATCATGCTCAACAGTCAGG GCCACATCAAACTGACAGACTTTGGACTCTGCAAAGAGTCGATCCATGAGGGCGCTGTCACCCATACTTTCTGTGGCACCATTGAATACAT GGCCCCTGAGATTCTGGTACGCAGTGGCCACAACCGGGCTGTGGACTGGTGGAGCCTGGGGGCCCTGATGTATGACATGCTCACTGGATCGGCAAGTCCAGcctcctgg cCACCCTTCACCGCAGAGAACCGGAAGAAAACCATGGACAAGATCATCAAAGGGAAACTGACGCTGCCCCCCTACCTCACCCCGGATGCCCGGGACCTTGTCAAAAAG TTTCTGAAGCGGAATCCCAGCCAGCGGATCGGGGGTGGCCCAGGGGACTCTGCTGATGTGCAG AGGCACCCCTTCTTCCGGCACATTAATTGGGATGACCTCCTGGCTCGCCGCATAGACCCCCCTTTCAGGCCCTGTCTG CAGTCAGAGGAGGACGTGAGCCAGTTTGACACCCACTTCACACGGCAGACACCAGTGGACAGTCCAGATGATACGGCCCTCAGTGAGAGTGCCAACCAGGCCTTCCTG GGCTTCACATACGTGGCACCTTCTGTCCTGGACAGCATCAAGGAGGGCTTCTCATTCCAGCCCAAGCTACGCTCCCCCAGGCGCCTCAACAGTAGTCCCCGGACCCCGGTCAG CCCCCTGAAGTTCTCACCCTTTGAGGGATTCCGGCCCAGCTCTGGCCCACCGGAGCCCATGGAGCCCCCTCTACCTCCTCTCctgccgccgccaccaccaccaccatcgagcactgcccctctccccatccgACCCCCCTCGGGGACCAAGAAGTCTAAGAGGGGCCGTGGGCGCCCTGGGCGCTAG
- the PTPRCAP gene encoding protein tyrosine phosphatase receptor type C-associated protein, which produces MDLPCALGLGTLLALPGVLGSGSSAKDSESSSSVTVVLLLLLLLLLATGLALAWRRLSRDSGGYYHPARLGAALWGRTRRLLWASPPGRWLRAQAEVEPPDEDPEQQQDEQDVEEDYHLVGGLEETESQEEDQQCREGPCPQQVPEPGEEARDSNTGGGLGLSSQGPVGSGGSAEALLSDLHAFAGSAAWDDSAEAAGSQGLHVTAL; this is translated from the coding sequence GACCTGCCCTGTGCCCTTGGGCTCGGGACACTGCTGGCCCTGCCAGGGGTCCTGGGCTCAGGCAGCAGTGCCAAGGACAGTGAGAGCTCCAGCTCTGTCACTGttgtcctgctgctgctgctgctactgctgctggcCACTGGCCTGGCACTGGCCTGGCGCCGCCTCAGCCGCGACTCAGGGGGCTACTACCACCCAGCCCGCCTGGGCGCCGCACTATGGGGCCGCACTCGCCGCCTCCTCTGGGCCAGCCCACCGGGCCGCTGGCTCCGGGCCCAGGCCGAGGTGGAGCCACCCGATGAGGACCCAGAACAGCAGCAGGACGAGCAGGATGTGGAAGAGGACTACCATCTGGTTGGTGGCCTGGAGGAGACAGAGTCCCAGGAAGAGGATCAGCAATGCAGAGAGGGGCCCTGCCCACAGCAGGTCCCAGAGCCAGGCGAGGAAGCACGTGACAGTAACACCGGAGGgggcctgggcctcagttcccaGGGGCCAGTGGGCTCAGGGGGCAGCGCCGAGGCCCTGCTGAGCGACCTGCACGCCTTTGCTGGCAGCGCGGCCTGGGACGACAGCGCCGAAGCAGCTGGCAGCCAGGGCCTCCACGTCACAGCACTGTAA
- the RPS6KB2 gene encoding ribosomal protein S6 kinase beta-2 isoform X2, with product MAAVFDLDLETEEGSEGEPEFSPSDVCPLAESRAAGPEPVGHCEEVELTETSVNLGPERIGPHCFELLRVLGKGGYGKVFQVRKVQGTNLGKIYAMKVLRKAKIVRNAKDTAHTRAERNILESVKHPFIVELAYAFQTGGKLYLILECLSGGELFTHLEREGIFLEDTACFYLAEITLALGHLHSQGIIYRDLKPENIMLNSQGHIKLTDFGLCKESIHEGAVTHTFCGTIEYMAPEILVRSGHNRAVDWWSLGALMYDMLTGSPPFTAENRKKTMDKIIKGKLTLPPYLTPDARDLVKKFLKRNPSQRIGGGPGDSADVQRHPFFRHINWDDLLARRIDPPFRPCLQSEEDVSQFDTHFTRQTPVDSPDDTALSESANQAFLGFTYVAPSVLDSIKEGFSFQPKLRSPRRLNSSPRTPVSPLKFSPFEGFRPSSGPPEPMEPPLPPLLPPPPPPPSSTAPLPIRPPSGTKKSKRGRGRPGR from the exons ATGGCGGCCGTGTTTGACCTGGACTTGGAGACGGAGGAAGGCAGCGAGGGCGAGCCAGAGTTCAGCCCCTCG GACGTGTGTCCCCTTGCCGAGTCGAGGGCGGCTGGCCCGGA GCCTGTGGGACACTGTGAGGAGGTGGAGCTGACTGAGACCAGTGTGAACCTGGGCCCTGAACGCATCGGGCCCCACTGCTTTGAGCTGCTGCGTGTGCTGGGCAAGGGGGGCTATGGCAAG GTGTTCCAAGTCCGGAAGGTGCAGGGCACCAACTTGGGCAAGATATATGCCATGAAAGTCCTGAGAAAG GCCAAAATTGTGCGCAACGCCAAGGACACAGCACACACGCGGGCTGAACGGAACATTCTAGAGTCAGTGAAGCACCCCTTCATTGTGGAACTGGCCTATGCCTTCCAGACTGGTGGCAAACTCTACCTCATCCTCGAGTGCCTCAGTG GCGGTGAGCTTTTCACGCATCTGGAGCGAGAGGGCATCTTCCTGGAAGACACAGCCTG TTTCTACCTGGCAGAGATCACCCTGGCCCTGGGACATCTCCACTCCCAAGGCATAATCTACCGGGACCTCAAACCTGAGAACATCATGCTCAACAGTCAGG GCCACATCAAACTGACAGACTTTGGACTCTGCAAAGAGTCGATCCATGAGGGCGCTGTCACCCATACTTTCTGTGGCACCATTGAATACAT GGCCCCTGAGATTCTGGTACGCAGTGGCCACAACCGGGCTGTGGACTGGTGGAGCCTGGGGGCCCTGATGTATGACATGCTCACTGGATCG cCACCCTTCACCGCAGAGAACCGGAAGAAAACCATGGACAAGATCATCAAAGGGAAACTGACGCTGCCCCCCTACCTCACCCCGGATGCCCGGGACCTTGTCAAAAAG TTTCTGAAGCGGAATCCCAGCCAGCGGATCGGGGGTGGCCCAGGGGACTCTGCTGATGTGCAG AGGCACCCCTTCTTCCGGCACATTAATTGGGATGACCTCCTGGCTCGCCGCATAGACCCCCCTTTCAGGCCCTGTCTG CAGTCAGAGGAGGACGTGAGCCAGTTTGACACCCACTTCACACGGCAGACACCAGTGGACAGTCCAGATGATACGGCCCTCAGTGAGAGTGCCAACCAGGCCTTCCTG GGCTTCACATACGTGGCACCTTCTGTCCTGGACAGCATCAAGGAGGGCTTCTCATTCCAGCCCAAGCTACGCTCCCCCAGGCGCCTCAACAGTAGTCCCCGGACCCCGGTCAG CCCCCTGAAGTTCTCACCCTTTGAGGGATTCCGGCCCAGCTCTGGCCCACCGGAGCCCATGGAGCCCCCTCTACCTCCTCTCctgccgccgccaccaccaccaccatcgagcactgcccctctccccatccgACCCCCCTCGGGGACCAAGAAGTCTAAGAGGGGCCGTGGGCGCCCTGGGCGCTAG